The following is a genomic window from Rhinatrema bivittatum chromosome 12, aRhiBiv1.1, whole genome shotgun sequence.
CAGTGCTTtcactatcccccccccccccccccccccccaatatgcatAGAGATCTCAGCTGGCTCTATCACCAACCCTGTCGTCCCCTCCTCATGGAGACAGATCTCAGCCAGCTTAATCACCATTGCCCCATCTCATGCAGAGAGATCGCAGCTGGCCCCTATCACCATCCCAATTGACCCGTCCTCATGCAGAGATCTCAGCCACCTCCTTCACTATTCCCGTGGCCCCCATTCATGCAGAGAGATCTCAGCTGGCTCTATCACCATCCCCATCATTCCCTCCTCATGGAGACAGATCTCAGCCAACTCTATCACCACCCGTCACCCCCCTCCTCAAGCAGGAAGAACTTGGCCAGTGCCTTCACTGCCATTGCCCTCTCCTTGTGGAGACAGATCTCAGCTGGCTGCATCATCCTTGTCATCCCCTCCTCATACAGACAGTTCTCAGCCAGCTCCATCACCATCCCCTCCTCAAGCAGAGAGATAGCTGACTCTATCACTGTACCCGTCACCCCCTCATACAGAGAGATCTTGACCATCCCCGTCACCCTCTCCTCATGGAGACAGAGCTCAGTTGGCTCCATCACCGTCCCTGTTGCCCCTTTCCTCATGCAGAGAAATCTCAGCCAGTTCCACTGTCACCATTGTCTCCCTCTTCTGACCCTGGCTTCCTCACCCTCTCTCAGCTATCCCAATGCCACTGAAACAGCAAGTTTTCACTTCAGTTTATTAATaaagataatttacaaattttaaaaaattgcttcaGTACAAAGAACTTTTTTTGATTGCAGAATAAGTAGCAGATTTCCTTTTGTGGCTCTTCACCACACATCTTGAAACTTTACTAAGCATATGTCTCTCCAATCCTGGTATGCCATACCAGGAGGGGGCTGCTATCCCAGGTAAATATTGCACCAAAATCAATAGCTCCCCTAGGGCCTGCTGTAGGGGGCTAAATTCCATTCCATGTCTCAGTATATCAGGCCCCAAGTGTGTCCATCATCAGCTATAGTGCAGTGGGGCTAAGTCCCAGAGACTGCAAGGTCCCTCACTGTTGGGCCTCTTCCTGTCCCCAGGGTCATGGCTGAGGGCCTTTTCTTGTCAGAGTACGGAGAAGGTCCTTCTACCTCTGGGCGAGAGTAGCTGTAACCTGCAGTATCTCATGCACGCTGATTCTTACTGGATAACAGAAATATTTACATTGGCCTTGGGATTGCTGGTACATGCCTGATTTCTTATTTAAATATACCGGTAGTTCATTTTTTTCAACACTAAAAATATACAGTTTTTATTTTTGACTGCTTGTTAGGTTACAATCAGCAAAAGTTAGCTCTTGGTTCATCACAGCAATTCTAGGTTACTTCATTGCCTGCCAGAGCTGGGATGTGAGTAGCTATGGCAGGTCTCCCTGACAGTTCTCCTGGGATGGGAGTTGCTGGCAGGTTTTGTGGTAGGTTGCCCTGGGACATTTGCTGCTTCCTCTGGCAACTCTGCTGGGACAGGGGTTGCTATCTCTGGCTTGTTCATCTTTGTACCACTCACTGCTCATCCCCACAGGCTGTGCTGGCTGTGTAGAGATTGGGGTTTTCTGCCAGCGTTGCTCGcactttcttcttttccttaaaGCGACCTGAGTTGGACACATTGACGTGTTTGCCTTTAGTGCTTTTGTCCACAATTTTCTCCAGGCGAGCATTGAATTCGCTCTCGGTGGAGCCGTCCTGCCGGCTCTGCACCGCCTCCTGTGCTTTCTCGTTGCTGGAATAGTCTGCAGGGATCTCATACAGCACCTTGGGGCTGGACTTCTTCTTGCGCAGGAAGGTGAGTTTCCACCAGCTATAGCTGCTATCTGCCATGCTGCGAGGCCAAGAATAGAGCAACTGAGCGTGGAGCCAGTCCTGCAAATATAGGAACACCAGCATCAAAAAGGTCCTCTCTCCCTAAACGGGTGCACTCTGACCAAGAAAGACAGAGACATCAATAGAGAAAGACAGAcagtaacagagagagagagtgtgctcAATTCATATAAAGGGAACATTGCTTCAGCGAACGTAGGATCAGGATAATCAAAGGAAAATCTAGAACAAGCCAGGAACACAAGACTTTTGAAGTCAAAATGATCAGACATTTCAGAACTGACAAAAAATGGACAGACCTGGGTTTCTTATCACATTATGACCCATAAAATTATGCAGCCTCACCTGCTGATTAGCCATCAAATCTCCCTCACCCCTTATcactgctttatatttcttggtaaATGCAATAATATCTGTATTCAAACATGTAATATATATTGTATTGTATAAGGACTGGTCCTAAGAACAAGCTCTCACCATATTATTACATGTTTGAATACAGATATTATTGcattattgtattgtattatttttttattctatttattaacctttatttctgtaaaATAATAGAGACATTGATACAGTAATGCTTTGCAAAACAATAGCAGCTATAATTAAGGAGAGACTCACTGGCCATACAGACAGACCTGGCTTACTGGGAATGCCCAGCATGGATTCAGCAAAGGGAGGTTAGGTCTTACTAATCAATTACCCAGTGTAAATGAGATGCCTTATTTGGAtcagtaactggttaaaagacagaaaagtagagtggaatgcctcagggagctgtactGGGCCCAGTGTcctttaacttattcattaacgATCTGGAAAAGGGTGCAATGAgttgtgatcaaatttgaatatttttgtattatctgcaaagtAATTACAACATGAGCAGGATGTGGGGAtctgcagaaggactttgcaagactggaagactgcctctaaatggcagatgaaatttcatatgGATACATGCAAAGCAATGCCCACAGGGAAAAAGAATCCCAAATACAGGtccatgatgctgggttctgtattgggaatcactacccaggaaaaggagcttggagtccttgtggacgaTACATTGTAATCCTCTGTTCATTGTACAAGAGCagtcaaaaaggaaaataaaatattaggaatgatctgaaaaaggaatgaagaataaaagagaatatcatattgTCTCTTTATGGAGGCATGGCacaaccgcaccttgagtattgtgtgcagttctggtcactgcatctcaaaaaagacaagagtggaactagaaaaggtgcagaggaaggcgACAAAAATGACAGAGGATGGAGcatctctcctgtgatgagaggctacgcaggttagggctcttcagcttggaaaagagacgactaaGCAGAGGAATGAAAAAAAGTTTATaacatgaatggggtggaacaaGTAAAGTAGGGAATGTTTATTTACCCTTCCAAAGAGTAGTAGGAATatgaaactaacaagtagcagattcagaacaaatcatagaaagtacttttcactcaacacaaaagCTGTGGAATCGGTTGTCcaaggatgtgatcaaggtgacaAGCCCAGCTGGATTTAAAACAGgtctggacaagttcttggagggtCCTTAAACAATTAACCAAGTGGACTTGGGAAAGCCAATGCTTATCCCTAGGAATCAGCAACAAAAAA
Proteins encoded in this region:
- the PRR15L gene encoding proline-rich protein 15-like protein isoform X2, which encodes MADSSYSWWKLTFLRKKKSSPKVLYEIPADYSSNEKAQEAVQSRQDGSTESEFNARLEKIVDKSTKGKHVNVSNSGRFKEKKKVRATLAENPNLYTASTACGDEQ